In Oncorhynchus tshawytscha isolate Ot180627B linkage group LG06, Otsh_v2.0, whole genome shotgun sequence, the following are encoded in one genomic region:
- the LOC112252220 gene encoding ras-related protein Rab-11B — MGNRDDEYDFLFKVVLIGDSGVGKSNLLSRFTRNEFNLESKSTIGVEFATRSIQVDGKTIKAQIWDTAGQERYRAITSAYYRGAVGALLVYDIAKHLTYENVERWLKELRDHADNNIVIMLVGNKSDLRHLRAVPTDEARAFAEKNTLSFIETSALDSTNVEEAFKNILTEIHRIVSQKQIADRSAHDESPGNNVVDISVPPTTDGQKNKLPCCQSL, encoded by the exons ATGGGCAACAGAGATGATGAATACGATTTCTTGTTCAAAG TGGTGCTAATTGGAGACTCTGGTGTGGGGAAGAGTAACCTGCTGTCCCGTTTCACACGGAATGAGTTCAACCTGGAGAGCAAAAGCACCATCGGTGTGGAGTTTGCCACCCGCAGCATCCAGGTGGATGGCAAGACAATAAAGGCCCAGATCTGGGATACAGCTGGACAGGAGCGTTACAGAGCCATCACTTCAGC GTACTACCGGGGGGCAGTGGGGGCTCTCCTAGTGTATGACATCGCCAAGCATCTCACCTATGAAAATGTGGAGCGCTGGCTGAAGGAGCTCCGGGATCATGCTGATAACAACATCGTTATCATGCTGGTGGGCAACAAGAGTGACCTGCGCCACCTCAGGGCAGTGCCCACAGACGAGGCTCGTGCCTTTGCAG aGAAGAATACGCTATCATTTATTGAAACATCAGCTTTGGATTCCACTAATGTGGAAGAGGCATTCAAGAACATCCTCACAG AAATCCACCGAATCGTATCACAAAAGCAGATAGCTGACAGATCAGCACATGACGAGTCTCCAGGCAACAATGTAGTGGACATCAGTGTTCCCCCCACCACCGATGGGCAAAAAAACAAACTACCGTGCTGTCAAAGCCTGTGA